From one Rhizobium lentis genomic stretch:
- a CDS encoding radical SAM/SPASM domain-containing protein translates to MNERYVPINKGNYSMDTDEREAAFEKYRGEGWEAEYAEYRRKWSEYALNQQVSDYPLLVDLELASICNLRCPMCYTISDEFKKNVNTTRMDWDLYCRIIDEIGGKVPAIRLSLRGEATLHKRFADCVRYAKDHGIKEVSTLTHGFKLNRDYFAQLVDAGIDWITVSIDGTGETYERIRKPIKFEALLDKIKDIKKYKEERGLHRPVIKVQGIWPAIRENPDLYYETFAPHVDLVAFNPLIDYLGNDSDIAYLDNFTCPQQYQRLVIGADGLVMKCSNDEENREVIGDANTETVHQIWHGEKMNAVRALHKEPQGFLKSEVCRRCYLPRQTDDETAEICGRQVIVRNYVDRNQEIGR, encoded by the coding sequence TTGAACGAACGTTACGTTCCGATCAACAAAGGCAACTACTCGATGGACACGGACGAGCGCGAAGCCGCGTTCGAGAAATACCGTGGCGAGGGTTGGGAAGCCGAATACGCGGAGTATCGTCGCAAATGGTCGGAATATGCCCTGAACCAGCAGGTTTCGGATTATCCGCTGCTGGTCGATCTCGAACTGGCGTCGATCTGCAATCTGCGCTGCCCGATGTGTTATACGATCAGCGACGAGTTCAAGAAAAACGTCAATACGACCCGGATGGACTGGGATCTCTATTGCCGCATCATCGATGAGATCGGCGGCAAGGTTCCGGCGATCCGCCTGTCGCTGCGGGGCGAAGCCACGCTGCACAAGCGTTTCGCCGACTGCGTGCGTTATGCCAAGGATCACGGGATCAAAGAGGTCTCGACCCTCACGCACGGCTTCAAGCTCAACAGAGACTATTTCGCCCAGCTCGTCGATGCCGGCATTGACTGGATCACCGTTTCGATCGATGGCACCGGTGAGACCTATGAGCGGATCCGCAAGCCGATCAAGTTCGAGGCGCTGCTCGACAAGATCAAGGATATCAAGAAGTACAAGGAGGAACGCGGTCTCCACCGGCCTGTCATCAAGGTGCAGGGCATCTGGCCGGCAATCCGGGAGAATCCGGATCTCTATTACGAGACCTTCGCGCCTCATGTGGATCTGGTCGCTTTCAATCCGCTGATCGACTATCTCGGCAACGATTCCGATATCGCCTATCTCGACAACTTCACATGTCCGCAGCAGTACCAACGCCTGGTGATCGGTGCTGACGGATTGGTCATGAAGTGCTCGAACGATGAGGAGAACCGTGAGGTTATCGGCGACGCGAACACGGAAACCGTGCACCAGATATGGCACGGGGAAAAAATGAACGCGGTGCGCGCTCTGCACAAGGAACCGCAAGGTTTTCTGAAGAGCGAGGTCTGCCGCCGATGCTATCTGCCGAGACAGACCGATGACGAGACGGCTGAGATTTGCGGCCGGCAGGTGATTGTGCGGAATTACGTCGACCGGAACCAGGAAATCGGACGGTAG
- a CDS encoding NAD-dependent epimerase/dehydratase family protein has product MVDAIVTGAGGFLGKRLVERLEQAGVDVLALDRTHGDISEEGMWQRLPPARTLFHLAGRTFVPDSWTQGPSFTAANVLGTQHALNWCKRHKARLIFASAYVYGVPERLPIHETDPVRPNNPYALSKHLAEQLCAFAATHEQVPVVVLRLFNIYGVGQRPEFLIPTLLNQVRTKQEIQVMDLSPRRDYVFVDDVLSALAKAMNVSEGYHCMNIGSGTSYSVQEIIDILQEAAGTDLPVVSSCAVRRNEIPDVRADITRARAVLGWRPEWDLPAGIRELMKES; this is encoded by the coding sequence ATGGTTGATGCCATTGTCACCGGTGCTGGCGGCTTCCTCGGGAAGCGCTTGGTGGAGCGGCTTGAACAGGCCGGCGTTGACGTGCTTGCGCTGGACCGGACCCACGGCGACATCAGCGAGGAGGGGATGTGGCAGCGACTTCCCCCGGCGCGCACGCTGTTTCATTTAGCCGGCAGGACATTTGTTCCCGACAGCTGGACGCAAGGCCCGAGCTTCACGGCCGCCAATGTTCTCGGCACGCAGCATGCATTGAACTGGTGCAAACGGCACAAGGCCAGGCTCATATTCGCCAGCGCCTATGTCTACGGGGTGCCGGAGCGGCTGCCGATCCACGAAACTGATCCGGTCAGACCCAACAATCCCTACGCACTCTCCAAACATCTTGCCGAACAACTCTGTGCGTTTGCTGCCACACATGAGCAGGTACCAGTGGTGGTATTGCGCCTTTTCAATATATATGGGGTTGGGCAGCGCCCGGAATTTCTGATACCGACGCTTCTGAACCAGGTAAGAACCAAGCAGGAAATACAGGTCATGGACCTCAGTCCGCGGCGGGATTACGTCTTCGTTGACGATGTCCTGAGCGCCCTCGCCAAAGCCATGAACGTCTCTGAAGGCTATCATTGCATGAACATCGGCTCGGGAACGTCGTATTCGGTGCAGGAAATCATCGACATCTTGCAGGAAGCTGCCGGCACTGATCTACCCGTAGTGTCATCTTGCGCTGTTCGGCGGAATGAAATACCTGACGTGCGGGCCGATATTACGCGGGCTCGCGCCGTTCTCGGATGGCGGCCGGAATGGGATCTGCCGGCCGGAATCCGCGAGCTGATGAAGGAGTCGTAA
- a CDS encoding nucleotidyltransferase family protein has protein sequence MSRRAVILAGGMGTRLRPYTVVLPKPLMPIGDYPILEVIIRQLISGGFQHITLAVNHQAELIKAFFQDGDKWGVRIDYSLEDEPLGTMGPLRLIKDLPENFLVMNGDILTDLNYADFHDSHVRDGNIFTISSKTRQHRIDYGVLDTNEAGRLTGFREKPTAEYKVSMGVYMVSSRAVEHIPQRGAYGFDQLMLDLLAAGKPATVRDFPGYWLDIGRPDDYALAIEQFETMQSRFLNG, from the coding sequence ATGTCTAGGCGCGCAGTCATTCTGGCGGGAGGAATGGGAACGCGGTTGCGGCCCTATACCGTCGTCCTTCCCAAACCTTTGATGCCGATCGGCGATTATCCCATTCTCGAGGTCATCATTCGCCAGCTGATCTCCGGCGGATTTCAGCACATAACACTCGCCGTCAACCATCAGGCTGAATTGATCAAGGCCTTTTTCCAGGATGGCGACAAATGGGGCGTGCGCATTGATTACTCGCTCGAGGATGAACCGCTCGGGACAATGGGGCCGCTGCGGTTGATCAAGGATCTGCCGGAGAATTTCCTGGTGATGAACGGCGACATTCTGACGGACCTGAATTATGCCGATTTTCACGATAGCCATGTCCGTGACGGCAATATCTTTACAATTTCGTCCAAGACACGGCAGCATCGCATCGACTACGGCGTTCTCGACACCAACGAGGCGGGGCGTCTGACTGGCTTTCGGGAAAAGCCGACGGCCGAGTATAAGGTCAGCATGGGCGTCTACATGGTGTCCTCGCGGGCGGTCGAACACATACCGCAACGCGGCGCCTACGGCTTCGACCAGTTGATGCTTGATCTTCTTGCCGCCGGAAAGCCGGCCACGGTTCGCGATTTTCCCGGCTATTGGCTCGATATCGGCCGCCCCGACGATTATGCATTGGCGATCGAGCAGTTCGAAACCATGCAATCCAGGTTCTTGAATGGTTGA
- a CDS encoding NAD-dependent 4,6-dehydratase LegB, whose amino-acid sequence MKKALVTGADGFIGSHLVETLVRSGVEVRALCQYNSFSSWGWLDQSEYRGKFEVILGDVRDPSQMRSVATGVDTIFHLAALIAIPYSYQAPSSYIDTNVNGTLNVLQGALDAGVGRVIQTSTSEVYGTARFVPISESHPLQAQSPYSASKIGADAIAYSYYSSFDLPVTIARPFNTFGPRQSARAVIPTVISQLLSGRTTLKLGALSPTRDFNFVQDTCDGFLALAACDEAVGQTVNIGSGSEISIGDTVRLIADIIGVNVEIECDEQRLRPANSEVERLCCDNSLIKSLTGFSPRYSLEEGLRATVEWLRQPQNLARYKADIFNV is encoded by the coding sequence ATGAAGAAAGCGCTTGTCACCGGGGCGGATGGATTTATCGGCTCCCATCTTGTCGAGACGCTGGTCAGGTCGGGCGTCGAAGTTCGCGCCCTCTGCCAGTACAACTCGTTTTCCAGCTGGGGCTGGCTGGATCAGTCTGAATATCGCGGCAAGTTCGAAGTCATCCTCGGAGACGTCCGCGACCCCTCTCAGATGCGCTCCGTCGCCACGGGCGTCGACACGATCTTCCACCTTGCCGCCCTGATTGCCATTCCCTATTCCTATCAGGCGCCGTCGAGCTACATCGATACCAATGTGAACGGCACGCTGAACGTCCTTCAAGGAGCCCTTGACGCTGGGGTGGGGAGGGTGATCCAGACGTCAACCAGCGAAGTCTACGGCACGGCGCGTTTTGTGCCGATCAGCGAAAGCCATCCGCTGCAGGCGCAGTCGCCCTATTCGGCCTCCAAGATCGGCGCCGATGCAATCGCCTACAGCTATTATTCGAGCTTTGACCTGCCGGTGACGATCGCACGACCGTTCAACACGTTCGGCCCCAGACAATCGGCAAGGGCGGTTATTCCGACAGTGATCTCACAACTGCTGAGCGGGCGGACGACACTGAAGCTCGGCGCGCTTTCGCCCACGCGGGACTTCAATTTCGTGCAGGATACATGCGACGGCTTTCTGGCGCTTGCGGCCTGCGACGAAGCCGTCGGCCAGACGGTCAATATCGGCTCCGGCAGCGAGATCTCGATCGGCGATACCGTTCGGCTGATCGCCGACATCATCGGCGTCAATGTGGAGATCGAATGTGACGAGCAGCGGTTGCGCCCCGCAAACAGCGAAGTGGAACGCTTGTGCTGCGACAATAGCCTGATCAAGTCGCTGACGGGATTTTCGCCCCGTTACAGCTTGGAGGAAGGTCTGAGAGCGACCGTCGAGTGGCTGCGTCAGCCCCAGAATCTGGCGAGATACAAGGCGGATATCTTCAATGTCTAG
- a CDS encoding ABC transporter ATP-binding protein, protein MSDIVIRAEHISKLYRLGVINHGTLYRDLQSWWAKWRNLPDPNISVSDYASAKGKESRLRGDIFHALDDVSFEVGHGEIVGIIGRNGAGKSTLLKVMSRITLPNSGFIGIRGRIASLLEVGTGFHPELSGRENVYLNGAILGMSRAEVRSKFDEIVEFAEIGEFIDTPVKRYSSGMYVRLAFSVAAHLEPEILLIDEVLAVGDVNFQNKCMGRMQEVTKAGRTIIFVSHNMTAISSICPKSILMADGKVAAIGDTADVIKAYLDRPEFGGTAIYSVNPEDVDGKAVICRVAVLNEKDEVSGTVELSKGFSVEVEYELREPLSGLSVGMQIMMEDGYTPLVSLSDPELDVGRLDARPAGYYRTRVKFPGCLLNTGTFYVRLGISSRFSIYSVAEGIRFDVEDNVGIIQMLGQQRKPSISAIQLPWEVEKLFQRDSEGVLK, encoded by the coding sequence ATGAGTGATATCGTTATTCGAGCGGAGCATATCAGCAAGCTGTACCGCCTCGGCGTGATCAATCACGGCACCCTCTATCGCGACCTTCAGAGCTGGTGGGCAAAGTGGCGCAATCTTCCGGATCCGAACATTTCGGTATCCGACTATGCCTCCGCCAAGGGCAAGGAGTCGCGGCTGAGGGGAGACATCTTTCATGCGCTTGATGACGTCTCCTTCGAGGTCGGCCACGGCGAGATTGTCGGGATTATTGGCAGGAACGGTGCCGGAAAATCCACGCTGTTGAAGGTGATGTCGCGTATCACCCTGCCCAATTCCGGCTTCATAGGAATACGGGGTAGAATTGCGAGCCTTCTTGAGGTTGGCACCGGATTTCATCCGGAGCTTTCCGGTCGAGAGAATGTCTATCTCAACGGCGCCATTCTTGGTATGAGTCGTGCCGAGGTCAGATCAAAGTTCGACGAGATCGTCGAGTTTGCCGAAATCGGCGAGTTCATTGACACCCCGGTGAAGCGATATTCATCCGGAATGTACGTGCGCCTGGCTTTCTCGGTTGCGGCGCATCTCGAGCCGGAAATTCTTTTGATTGATGAGGTCTTGGCCGTTGGTGACGTCAACTTCCAGAACAAATGCATGGGGCGCATGCAGGAAGTCACGAAGGCTGGTCGAACGATTATCTTTGTCAGCCACAATATGACTGCGATCAGCAGCATCTGCCCGAAATCGATCCTGATGGCCGACGGCAAAGTCGCTGCGATCGGCGACACCGCAGATGTGATAAAAGCCTACCTCGACCGCCCGGAATTCGGCGGCACGGCAATTTACTCGGTCAATCCCGAGGACGTCGATGGAAAGGCGGTCATTTGCCGTGTTGCGGTACTGAACGAGAAGGACGAGGTTTCGGGGACGGTGGAACTGTCTAAGGGCTTCTCCGTCGAGGTCGAGTACGAATTGAGGGAGCCTCTTTCCGGCCTCTCAGTCGGAATGCAGATCATGATGGAGGATGGCTATACCCCCCTCGTCAGCCTTTCCGATCCCGAGCTCGACGTCGGGCGCCTCGACGCCCGGCCAGCCGGCTATTATCGAACCCGCGTCAAATTTCCCGGATGTCTTCTCAACACCGGCACGTTCTACGTGCGGCTCGGCATATCGAGCCGGTTCTCGATCTATTCCGTCGCCGAGGGTATTCGGTTTGACGTGGAGGACAATGTAGGAATTATCCAGATGCTGGGCCAGCAGCGGAAGCCGTCGATTTCGGCGATCCAACTGCCCTGGGAGGTGGAGAAGCTCTTCCAGCGCGATTCTGAGGGTGTTTTGAAATGA
- a CDS encoding ABC transporter permease yields MTGHVTKKRESGTEFWDIVIKPSGNVSGRLTAAWKYRELVWMFFKRDFTTFYKQTVLGPVWYLIQPTLTAITYYVVFGKIANLSTDGISPLVFYMSGTIIWNYFSACLTNNAETFSKNSNLFGKVYFPRLVVPLAVAMSSLVAFVIQFMLLLTISFALWLSQDGMVMSLRFVLATPLILAYVATLGVGAGLAVSALTVRYRDLVYAVGFVAQLWMYATPVVYTFSQVPERYQWFYHLNPMTTPVQLFRWALFDSSSLPLSVCLANIAVTLIVFIGGLMLFARAEATAMDTV; encoded by the coding sequence ATGACAGGTCACGTGACGAAGAAGCGAGAAAGCGGAACCGAATTCTGGGATATCGTCATCAAGCCATCCGGCAATGTAAGCGGCCGGCTGACGGCCGCATGGAAATATCGTGAACTTGTCTGGATGTTCTTCAAAAGGGATTTCACGACCTTCTACAAGCAAACTGTGCTCGGACCGGTTTGGTATCTGATACAACCGACACTGACGGCGATAACCTACTATGTCGTCTTCGGAAAGATTGCCAATCTCTCCACCGATGGAATTTCACCGCTTGTCTTTTATATGTCCGGAACCATCATCTGGAATTATTTCTCGGCTTGTCTGACCAACAATGCGGAAACATTTTCAAAGAACTCAAATTTGTTCGGAAAGGTGTACTTCCCCCGACTGGTTGTCCCGCTCGCGGTCGCGATGAGCAGCCTGGTAGCATTTGTTATCCAATTTATGCTTCTGCTTACAATCTCCTTTGCTCTCTGGCTCAGCCAGGATGGCATGGTGATGAGCCTGCGTTTTGTGTTAGCGACGCCGCTGATTTTGGCATATGTCGCAACACTTGGCGTGGGCGCAGGACTCGCGGTTTCTGCGCTGACGGTCCGATATCGTGATCTGGTTTATGCTGTCGGCTTCGTGGCTCAGCTTTGGATGTATGCCACACCCGTCGTCTACACCTTCAGCCAAGTTCCCGAACGATATCAATGGTTTTACCACCTCAATCCGATGACGACGCCGGTTCAGCTATTCCGTTGGGCACTGTTCGACTCGTCGTCACTCCCACTGAGCGTTTGCCTCGCGAATATCGCTGTCACTCTGATTGTTTTTATCGGTGGCCTGATGCTTTTCGCGCGAGCCGAGGCAACGGCAATGGATACCGTTTGA
- a CDS encoding glycosyltransferase family 4 protein: protein MSGRDILRRKRIGFYLGVGRHAGGMFQYAQSVVHALSSIDGTEADVIVAYGDEAWRPQFDANALKAVRLRHWKRGELLAKIFMAMPGSVARTLAGRINPLVRELSSLQCDLWIFPAQDALTWQINEPSVATIHDLMHRYERSFPEAGSWLRFQLRENRFRNLANQSAAVLVDSDMGRRHVMESYGTREDRIHPLPYVAPSYLTGSIETADFAERYRLPQKFYFYPAQFWPHKNHARLITALASARAIHPDMELVLAGGTTREYDTVKTLASELGLSDAIHFVGYVPDSDLAGFYHRARGLVMPTFFGPTNIPPLEAMACGCPVLISDKYGMREQCGDAALYFAPQTIEEIQGAMNRLWEDEDLRSALIKKGLERASLWKQEDFDRRLKLILGRVLDQIA, encoded by the coding sequence TTGAGCGGTCGAGATATCTTGCGTCGAAAAAGGATTGGTTTCTATCTCGGAGTAGGTCGCCACGCCGGCGGCATGTTTCAATATGCGCAGAGTGTTGTTCACGCCTTGTCCTCAATCGATGGCACCGAAGCGGACGTCATCGTCGCCTATGGCGATGAAGCATGGCGCCCCCAGTTCGATGCCAACGCCCTCAAGGCTGTCCGGCTGCGTCATTGGAAGCGTGGTGAACTGCTTGCCAAGATCTTCATGGCTATGCCGGGCTCCGTTGCGCGTACCCTCGCCGGACGGATAAATCCGCTCGTTCGCGAGTTGTCGTCCTTGCAATGCGACTTATGGATTTTCCCGGCTCAGGACGCACTCACCTGGCAGATCAACGAGCCCTCGGTCGCAACCATCCACGATTTGATGCACCGATACGAGCGCAGCTTTCCAGAAGCTGGAAGCTGGCTGCGTTTTCAACTGAGAGAAAACCGCTTCCGCAACCTCGCAAACCAGAGCGCGGCCGTGCTTGTCGATTCGGACATGGGACGACGCCATGTCATGGAAAGTTACGGGACAAGGGAAGACCGCATCCATCCGCTTCCTTATGTTGCTCCGAGCTATCTGACAGGCTCCATCGAGACCGCCGACTTCGCCGAACGCTATCGACTTCCGCAAAAATTCTATTTTTATCCGGCACAGTTCTGGCCTCACAAGAACCACGCGCGGCTCATAACAGCACTTGCATCAGCGCGCGCGATCCACCCGGATATGGAATTGGTGTTGGCGGGCGGCACAACACGCGAATATGACACTGTCAAAACCCTGGCGAGCGAGCTTGGTCTCTCGGACGCAATTCATTTCGTCGGCTATGTCCCGGACTCGGACCTTGCGGGATTTTATCATCGTGCCCGAGGACTGGTTATGCCGACTTTTTTCGGTCCAACCAACATTCCGCCTCTTGAAGCAATGGCGTGCGGTTGCCCCGTTCTGATCTCGGACAAATATGGTATGCGGGAACAGTGCGGTGATGCAGCCCTCTATTTCGCGCCGCAAACCATTGAGGAAATTCAAGGCGCAATGAACCGCCTGTGGGAAGACGAAGACCTGCGCTCCGCCTTGATCAAAAAAGGGCTTGAAAGAGCTTCCTTGTGGAAGCAAGAGGATTTCGACCGCCGTCTGAAACTTATTTTGGGGCGTGTCCTCGATCAAATCGCATGA
- a CDS encoding class I SAM-dependent DNA methyltransferase, with protein MTTSFGLYSQYYDLLYKDKDYEGETSYVKALLERHATRPVTQILELGSGTGIHAGMIAKAGYEVLGVELSETMLAAAMPKAAQANGKLDFSLGDARTFRTDRRFQAVISLFHVLSYQISDADLEAMIETVSHHLEDGGIFIFDFWYGPAVLWQRPSTRAKRLENDEVSIVRVAESVLHDTESVVDVNYTIFATEKLSAKTEMVRETHRMRYLFLNEIDRLLANAGMSRVVAEEWMSGASPGTDTWGVCVVARKNAI; from the coding sequence TTGACGACCAGTTTCGGATTATATTCCCAGTATTACGACCTTCTCTACAAGGACAAGGACTATGAGGGCGAAACATCCTATGTGAAAGCTCTGCTGGAGCGCCACGCCACCAGACCCGTAACCCAAATTTTGGAGCTGGGATCCGGCACCGGCATCCATGCCGGCATGATCGCCAAAGCCGGATACGAGGTGCTGGGGGTTGAGCTTTCGGAAACCATGCTTGCCGCAGCCATGCCGAAGGCGGCACAGGCGAACGGCAAACTTGATTTCTCGCTGGGCGACGCACGTACCTTCCGGACGGATCGACGATTTCAGGCGGTGATTTCGCTCTTTCACGTTCTGAGCTATCAGATCTCGGACGCCGATCTGGAAGCAATGATCGAGACTGTTTCCCACCACCTCGAAGATGGTGGGATTTTCATCTTCGACTTCTGGTACGGGCCTGCAGTGCTGTGGCAACGCCCTAGCACCCGGGCCAAACGCCTGGAAAATGATGAAGTTTCAATCGTCCGTGTCGCGGAGTCGGTGCTGCACGACACCGAGAGCGTCGTCGATGTCAATTACACGATTTTCGCGACGGAGAAGCTGAGTGCCAAGACCGAGATGGTTCGCGAAACCCACCGCATGCGTTACCTCTTCCTCAATGAGATCGATCGCCTGCTTGCAAATGCGGGGATGAGTCGTGTCGTTGCCGAGGAATGGATGTCCGGCGCGTCCCCGGGGACTGACACCTGGGGCGTCTGTGTCGTCGCCCGCAAGAATGCGATCTGA
- a CDS encoding DegT/DnrJ/EryC1/StrS family aminotransferase, whose amino-acid sequence MIPVNEPLLNGNESKYLLECIETGWISSEGPFITRFEREFAASVSRRHAIAVANGSMALDAGMMALGLEEGSEVILPSFTIISCAAAIVRAGCVPVAVDSDPLTWNIDPTKIEAAITPKTRAIMVVHIYGLPCDMAPINEIARRHNLKIIEDAAEMHGQTYNGQPCGSFGDVSIFSFYPNKHITTGEGGMIVTDSDAIADRSRSLRNLCFLPARRFVHEELGWNMRMTNMQAALGCAQLERLPEFVERKRAMGSLYTELLQDLPGIQLPLAETSYARNIYWVYGIVLKDEIDFDAAEAMKRLAAKGVGCRPFFWPMHEQPVLQKMGFFKDADLPIAARLARRGFYIPSGMALREEQIREVAGIVAEVIR is encoded by the coding sequence ATGATTCCGGTCAATGAACCGCTGCTGAATGGCAACGAGAGCAAGTATCTGCTGGAATGCATCGAGACCGGCTGGATTTCCTCCGAAGGTCCCTTCATCACGCGGTTTGAGCGTGAATTTGCTGCATCCGTCAGCCGCAGGCACGCAATCGCTGTCGCCAATGGTTCAATGGCTCTCGATGCCGGTATGATGGCGCTTGGTCTGGAGGAAGGCTCCGAGGTCATCTTGCCATCCTTCACGATCATTTCCTGCGCCGCAGCCATCGTAAGAGCGGGCTGTGTGCCGGTTGCGGTGGACTCGGATCCCCTCACCTGGAATATCGATCCGACGAAAATTGAAGCAGCAATTACTCCAAAGACGCGCGCCATCATGGTGGTGCATATCTATGGTTTGCCATGCGATATGGCACCTATCAACGAGATCGCCCGCCGCCACAACCTCAAGATCATTGAAGATGCCGCGGAAATGCATGGCCAGACTTATAACGGCCAGCCTTGCGGCAGTTTCGGCGATGTCAGCATTTTCAGCTTCTATCCCAACAAGCATATTACCACAGGCGAAGGTGGCATGATCGTCACCGATTCCGATGCGATTGCCGACAGATCTCGGAGCCTGCGAAATCTTTGCTTCCTCCCTGCCCGCCGCTTTGTCCATGAAGAGCTGGGCTGGAATATGCGCATGACGAATATGCAGGCGGCTTTAGGTTGCGCGCAGCTTGAGCGCCTGCCGGAATTCGTCGAGCGTAAGCGGGCGATGGGCAGCCTCTATACCGAACTGCTTCAGGATCTTCCGGGTATTCAATTGCCGTTGGCCGAGACATCCTACGCCCGAAATATCTATTGGGTTTACGGCATCGTGCTGAAGGACGAGATCGATTTCGACGCAGCTGAAGCGATGAAGCGACTGGCCGCGAAGGGCGTAGGCTGCCGCCCTTTTTTCTGGCCGATGCACGAGCAGCCGGTTCTGCAGAAGATGGGCTTCTTCAAGGACGCCGATCTTCCCATCGCCGCAAGGCTTGCGCGCCGCGGCTTCTATATTCCAAGCGGGATGGCGCTGAGGGAAGAGCAAATTCGCGAAGTCGCGGGTATCGTCGCGGAGGTCATTCGTTGA
- a CDS encoding glycosyltransferase, with amino-acid sequence MECAPVILFVFNRPLHMARTVAALQANELAEETPLFIYCDGARNEKEAERVRQVREQAKTVTGFKSVTVVERERNYGLAGSIIDGVGRLCEQYGRVIVVEDDLITSPDFLRYMNQGLDLYADEERVASIHGYAYPVANDDAPESYFLRGADCWGWATWARAWKHFEPDGAKLLAALKDKGLAKGFDHGGNAFFLRMLRNQVDGKNQSWAIRWHAAAYLDNMLTLYPRESLVVNSGFDDSGVHCSDVDYYESSLGHAPKKLQKIRVEVNEQMRLRVVGFFEKMRRQRMKDFYKLVFSAGVKRIRKAAGLAAS; translated from the coding sequence ATGGAATGCGCACCAGTCATACTTTTTGTCTTCAATCGTCCCCTGCATATGGCACGGACCGTCGCTGCATTGCAGGCAAACGAATTGGCGGAAGAAACGCCTTTGTTCATTTACTGCGACGGTGCGCGCAATGAGAAAGAAGCGGAGCGCGTCCGCCAGGTCCGTGAACAGGCAAAAACGGTAACGGGTTTCAAGTCGGTCACCGTCGTCGAACGTGAACGGAACTACGGCCTTGCAGGCTCCATCATCGATGGCGTCGGACGTCTGTGCGAGCAATATGGCCGCGTGATCGTCGTCGAGGATGATCTTATAACCTCGCCCGACTTCCTGCGTTATATGAACCAGGGCCTCGATCTTTATGCAGATGAGGAACGCGTTGCCAGCATTCACGGCTACGCCTATCCGGTCGCCAACGACGATGCGCCTGAGAGCTACTTCCTGCGAGGAGCGGACTGTTGGGGATGGGCCACCTGGGCGCGGGCCTGGAAACACTTCGAACCCGATGGGGCGAAGCTTTTGGCGGCCCTGAAAGACAAAGGCCTCGCCAAAGGTTTCGACCACGGTGGGAACGCCTTCTTCCTCAGGATGCTGCGCAATCAGGTCGACGGCAAGAATCAATCCTGGGCGATCAGGTGGCATGCCGCTGCTTATCTCGACAATATGCTGACCCTCTACCCTCGCGAGAGCCTCGTGGTGAACTCGGGGTTTGACGATAGCGGCGTCCACTGCAGCGACGTCGACTACTACGAGAGCAGCCTCGGCCATGCGCCAAAGAAATTGCAAAAGATCCGCGTAGAAGTTAACGAACAAATGCGGCTGCGAGTGGTGGGCTTTTTCGAGAAAATGCGCCGCCAGCGGATGAAAGACTTCTATAAGCTCGTATTCTCCGCCGGCGTTAAGCGCATACGGAAAGCGGCCGGTTTGGCGGCATCCTGA